A region from the Mycolicibacterium phlei genome encodes:
- a CDS encoding serine hydrolase domain-containing protein: protein MRLAAVAVLALLLVLTAVRTPPAHAQPSAVETAAGFAPDTHVRVASITKPFVAATVLQLVDEGRIDLDASVEHYLPGRVRGEGIDASRITVRQLLRHQSGLPEYFDDVTEVPQLPVTGERLLDMALSRPAQFEPGTQMRYTNTNYVVAGLLIEKVTGRPAADEVTARIILPLGLFDTYFPAPGDRGLRAPFARGYELVDGRRTDVTDFNASAAAMSGDLVSTNEDTTAFLTALLDGEVVPPALLEEMMRTVPMPDGEGVLDYGLGLGRIALPCGVTAWGHAGDIPGYHSFVAKTVDGPAISMTLTQEPAADSPAADPRGDVLTALYCP from the coding sequence ATGCGCCTCGCCGCCGTCGCCGTCCTCGCCCTCCTCCTGGTCCTCACCGCGGTCCGCACCCCACCGGCCCACGCGCAGCCGTCGGCCGTCGAGACGGCCGCCGGATTCGCACCGGACACCCACGTGCGCGTCGCGAGCATCACGAAACCCTTTGTCGCCGCGACTGTTCTGCAACTCGTCGACGAGGGCCGGATCGACCTCGACGCATCCGTCGAGCACTATCTGCCCGGCCGCGTCCGCGGTGAGGGCATCGACGCCTCCCGCATCACCGTGCGCCAGTTGCTGCGCCACCAGAGCGGCCTGCCCGAGTACTTCGACGACGTCACCGAGGTCCCACAGCTTCCGGTGACCGGTGAGCGGTTGCTCGACATGGCGCTGTCCCGCCCCGCGCAGTTCGAACCCGGCACACAGATGCGCTACACCAACACCAACTACGTCGTCGCCGGGCTGCTGATCGAGAAGGTCACGGGCAGGCCGGCGGCGGATGAGGTCACCGCGCGAATCATCCTGCCGCTGGGCCTGTTCGACACCTACTTCCCCGCCCCCGGGGACCGCGGGCTGCGCGCGCCGTTCGCCCGCGGCTACGAACTCGTCGACGGCCGGCGCACCGACGTCACCGACTTCAACGCCTCGGCCGCGGCGATGTCGGGCGATCTGGTGTCGACCAACGAGGACACCACCGCGTTCCTCACCGCGCTGCTCGACGGCGAGGTCGTGCCGCCGGCGCTGCTGGAGGAGATGATGCGGACGGTCCCGATGCCGGACGGCGAGGGAGTCCTCGACTACGGGCTCGGCCTGGGCCGGATCGCGCTGCCGTGCGGGGTGACGGCATGGGGGCACGCAGGCGATATCCCCGGCTATCACAGCTTCGTCGCGAAAACAGTTGACGGTCCTGCGATCTCGATGACGCTGACGCAGGAGCCGGCGGCGGACTCACCGGCGGCCGACCCGCGCGGCGACGTGCTCACCGCGCTGTACTGCCCCTAG
- a CDS encoding LLM class F420-dependent oxidoreductase, with product MTRPWRFGVGIQAARRQKSVQDWARRVEDMGYDIVHVPDHLYAPAPFPMMTAMATATERLRVGTFVLNAGFYRPALLAREAATLRDLSGGRLDLGLGAGYVKEEFEQAELAFPSPGRRVAWLGHVTGHIRKHVPDVPVLIAGNGDKLLTLAAQRADIIGLTGGAPITGDHDPLADRIAFVRAAAGERFADLELNLSVTAMPVAGSGRPDLSIPRRFLPGLSDEQILATPAVLSGSTRDMADTIRRYRDEYGITYITVQQPHAEAFAKVIAELR from the coding sequence ATGACCAGACCGTGGCGGTTCGGCGTCGGGATTCAGGCGGCGCGGCGGCAGAAGTCGGTGCAGGACTGGGCCCGTCGTGTCGAGGACATGGGCTACGACATCGTCCACGTGCCCGATCACCTGTACGCACCGGCGCCGTTCCCGATGATGACCGCGATGGCGACGGCCACCGAGCGGCTGCGGGTCGGGACGTTCGTGCTCAACGCCGGGTTCTACCGGCCTGCGCTGCTGGCGCGGGAGGCCGCGACACTGCGCGACCTTAGCGGCGGACGGCTCGACCTGGGCCTCGGGGCGGGCTACGTGAAGGAGGAGTTCGAGCAGGCCGAGCTGGCGTTCCCGTCGCCGGGGCGGCGGGTGGCGTGGCTGGGGCACGTCACCGGGCACATCCGCAAGCACGTGCCCGACGTGCCGGTGCTGATCGCGGGCAACGGCGACAAGCTGCTGACGCTGGCCGCGCAGCGGGCCGACATCATCGGGCTGACGGGCGGGGCGCCGATCACCGGTGACCACGATCCGCTGGCCGACCGGATCGCGTTCGTGCGGGCCGCCGCCGGGGAGCGGTTCGCGGATCTGGAGCTGAACCTGTCGGTGACCGCGATGCCGGTGGCCGGCTCGGGGCGGCCCGACCTGTCGATCCCGCGGCGGTTCCTGCCCGGGCTGTCGGACGAGCAGATCCTGGCGACGCCTGCGGTGCTGTCCGGGTCGACGCGGGACATGGCCGACACGATCCGCCGCTACCGCGACGAGTACGGCATCACCTACATCACGGTGCAGCAGCCGCACGCCGAGGCGTTCGCGAAGGTGATCGCCGAGCTACGGTAG
- a CDS encoding Nramp family divalent metal transporter, which produces MIPSGYRSDETRTRPGWLLLGPAFVAAIAYVDPGNVAANVSAGAQFGFLLVWVIVAANAMACLVQYLSAKLGLVSGMSLPEAVGSRMRRPTRLAYWLQAELVAMATDLAEVVGGAIALYLLFDLPLLVGGVITGVVSLLLLIIKDRRGQGMFERVITGLLAVIAVGFLASLVVSAPPVGEVAGGLVPRFAGTESVLIAAAMLGATVMPHAVYLHSALVRDRHGHPDAGPARRRLLRVTKWDVGIAMVIAGAVNLSMVLVAATNLQGRNLTESIEGAHAAVGDTLGSTVALLFAIGLLASGLASSSVGAYAGAMIMQGLLHKNIPLLVRRLVTLLPALVILAIGVDPSRALVLSQVVLSFGIPFALIPLIRLTGDRALMGEDTNHRVTTALGWLVAALISALNVVLIYLTVAG; this is translated from the coding sequence GTGATTCCGAGCGGCTACCGCAGCGACGAGACACGCACCCGCCCGGGCTGGTTGCTGCTCGGGCCGGCGTTCGTCGCCGCGATCGCCTACGTCGACCCCGGCAACGTCGCGGCCAACGTCAGCGCGGGCGCGCAGTTCGGCTTCCTGCTGGTGTGGGTGATCGTCGCGGCCAACGCGATGGCCTGCCTGGTGCAGTACCTGTCGGCGAAACTCGGGCTGGTCAGCGGGATGTCGCTGCCGGAGGCGGTCGGGTCCCGGATGCGTCGGCCGACGCGGCTGGCCTACTGGCTGCAGGCCGAGCTCGTGGCGATGGCAACCGATCTCGCCGAGGTGGTGGGCGGGGCGATCGCGCTGTATCTGCTGTTCGACCTGCCCCTGCTCGTCGGCGGCGTCATCACCGGCGTGGTGTCGCTGCTGCTGCTGATCATCAAGGACCGCCGCGGACAGGGCATGTTCGAGCGGGTCATCACCGGCCTGCTCGCCGTCATCGCGGTCGGCTTCCTGGCCAGCCTGGTCGTGTCCGCACCCCCGGTCGGCGAGGTCGCGGGCGGGCTGGTGCCGCGGTTCGCCGGCACCGAGAGCGTGCTGATCGCGGCGGCCATGCTGGGCGCGACCGTCATGCCGCACGCGGTGTACCTGCACTCCGCGCTGGTCCGCGACCGGCACGGGCACCCCGACGCGGGCCCGGCGCGGCGCCGGCTGCTGCGCGTCACCAAATGGGACGTCGGGATCGCGATGGTCATCGCCGGCGCGGTCAACCTGTCGATGGTGCTGGTCGCGGCGACCAACCTGCAGGGCAGGAACCTGACCGAGTCGATCGAGGGCGCGCACGCCGCGGTCGGTGACACGCTCGGTTCGACGGTCGCGCTGCTGTTCGCGATCGGGCTGCTGGCGTCGGGGCTGGCGTCGTCGTCGGTGGGCGCGTACGCCGGCGCGATGATCATGCAGGGCCTGCTGCACAAGAACATTCCGCTGCTGGTGCGACGGCTGGTCACGCTGCTGCCCGCGCTGGTCATCCTCGCGATCGGCGTCGACCCGAGCCGCGCGCTGGTGCTGTCGCAGGTGGTGCTGTCGTTCGGGATCCCGTTCGCGCTGATCCCGCTGATCCGGCTCACCGGGGACCGCGCGCTGATGGGCGAGGACACCAACCACCGGGTGACGACGGCGCTGGGCTGGCTCGTCGCCGCACTGATCAGCGCGCTGAACGTCGTGCTGATCTACCTGACCGTGGCGGGCTGA
- a CDS encoding SDR family oxidoreductase — protein sequence MILDRFRLDDQVAVVTGAGRGLGAAMALAFAEAGADVVIASRTKAQLEEVAEQIGGVGRRAHIVVADLAHPEDTAKLAGEAVEAFGRLDIVVNNVGGTMPNALLNTSTKDMRDAFTFNVATAHALTTAAVPLMLEHSGGGSIINITSAIGRLAGRGFAAYGTAKAALAHYTRLAALDLSPRIRVNAIAPGSILTSALDVVASNDELREPMEKATPLRRLGQPEDIAAAAVYLASPAGGYLTGKVLEVDGGLTFPNLEMPLPDL from the coding sequence GTGATTCTGGACAGGTTCCGGCTCGACGATCAGGTCGCGGTGGTCACCGGCGCGGGGCGCGGACTGGGCGCCGCCATGGCGCTCGCGTTCGCCGAGGCCGGTGCGGACGTGGTGATCGCGTCGCGCACCAAGGCGCAGCTCGAGGAGGTCGCCGAGCAGATCGGCGGCGTGGGCCGGCGCGCGCACATCGTGGTGGCCGACCTCGCACATCCGGAGGACACCGCCAAACTCGCCGGTGAGGCGGTGGAGGCGTTCGGCCGGCTGGACATCGTCGTCAACAACGTCGGCGGCACCATGCCCAACGCGCTGCTGAACACGTCGACCAAGGACATGCGTGACGCGTTCACCTTCAACGTGGCCACCGCGCACGCGCTGACCACCGCCGCGGTGCCGCTGATGCTGGAGCACTCCGGCGGCGGCAGCATCATCAACATCACCTCGGCGATCGGCCGGCTGGCCGGCCGCGGGTTCGCCGCGTACGGCACCGCCAAGGCCGCGCTCGCGCACTACACCCGGTTGGCCGCCCTCGACCTGAGCCCGCGCATCCGGGTCAACGCGATCGCCCCGGGCTCGATCCTGACCTCGGCGCTCGACGTCGTCGCCTCCAACGACGAGCTGCGCGAGCCGATGGAGAAGGCCACCCCGCTGCGCCGGCTGGGCCAGCCCGAGGACATCGCCGCCGCGGCGGTCTACCTCGCCTCCCCGGCGGGCGGCTATCTCACCGGCAAGGTTCTGGAGGTCGACGGGGGCCTGACGTTCCCCAACCTGGAGATGCCACTCCCCGACCTGTGA
- a CDS encoding poly-gamma-glutamate hydrolase family protein — MAARCPDAINPTPARLDHHDWLINQRGVATVEPFHGSVVHGVVWQLSDRDLKVLDSAEGVPVRYRRDRLTVHTDDGSTDAWVYIDHRVEPGPPRPGYLERIIDGALHHGLPPRWVDFLRRWDPAHWPQRPEYPDIPVPQTLSDLLAQPGVVETCTLRSRFGFLAIHGGGLEQMTDVIALRAADAAGASAYVVHHPDHYPHHLPSSRYLAAESARLAEFLDHVDVVVSLHGYGRIGRSTQLLAGGGNRELARHLARHVQVPGYHVVTDLDAIPRELRGLHPDNPVNRTRRGGVQLELTPRIRGISPRSQLPGDDGLTPATSALVQGLVAAAHSWELRSA, encoded by the coding sequence ATGGCGGCCCGCTGCCCGGACGCGATCAACCCGACGCCCGCGCGACTCGACCACCACGACTGGCTCATCAACCAGCGCGGTGTGGCCACCGTCGAACCGTTCCACGGCTCGGTGGTGCACGGGGTGGTGTGGCAGCTCAGCGACCGCGACCTCAAGGTGCTCGACAGCGCCGAGGGCGTCCCGGTGCGCTACCGCCGCGACCGGCTCACCGTGCACACCGACGACGGGTCCACCGACGCCTGGGTGTACATCGACCACCGCGTCGAACCCGGCCCGCCCCGGCCCGGATACCTGGAGCGCATCATCGACGGCGCGCTGCACCACGGGCTGCCGCCGCGCTGGGTGGACTTCCTGCGGCGCTGGGACCCGGCGCACTGGCCACAGCGCCCCGAGTACCCGGACATCCCTGTCCCGCAGACGCTTTCGGATCTGCTGGCCCAGCCGGGCGTCGTGGAGACCTGCACGCTGCGGTCGCGGTTCGGGTTTTTGGCGATCCACGGCGGCGGCCTGGAACAGATGACCGATGTGATCGCCCTGCGCGCCGCCGACGCCGCGGGCGCGTCGGCGTACGTGGTGCACCACCCCGACCACTACCCGCACCACCTGCCGTCGTCGCGGTATCTGGCCGCCGAATCCGCCCGGCTGGCAGAGTTCCTCGACCACGTCGACGTGGTGGTGTCGCTGCACGGGTACGGCCGGATCGGCCGCAGCACCCAGCTGCTCGCCGGTGGCGGCAACCGTGAGCTGGCCCGTCACCTCGCCCGGCACGTGCAGGTGCCCGGCTATCACGTCGTCACCGATCTGGACGCGATTCCCCGCGAGCTGAGGGGCCTGCACCCCGACAACCCGGTCAACCGAACCCGTCGCGGCGGAGTGCAACTCGAGTTGACCCCGAGGATCCGCGGAATCAGCCCGCGCAGCCAGCTTCCCGGCGACGACGGACTCACCCCGGCGACGTCGGCGCTGGTCCAGGGTTTGGTGGCGGCCGCGCACTCCTGGGAACTACGCTCGGCGTGA
- a CDS encoding glutamate--cysteine ligase 2: MATHPTLGVEEEFLLVDPASGEPVARNAAVAQQAADRGVELQLELTTCQVETATEAVGSTADLRAELSRLRRVAADSATAAGARLLAAGLPPTLPREFPLTDTPRYREIGERFGMIAHEQGICGCHVHVAVPSREAAIRVSNRLRPWLPTLLALSANSAIYRNADTGHASWRSVLWARWPSAGPPPHFDSVDEYDATVAMLQHAGAMLDDGMVYWDVRPSRNFPTVEVRVADEPATVADTVLLAALVRAAVMTALDDERRREPVPPIAPHALSAAYWKSARDGVDGDAVDLLDSHQTIPARDLLDRFVDRLRPALEAVGDYDLVVDELHRLAETGNGATRQRRAWQSRHDVGDVVAAVADATLEGV, translated from the coding sequence ATGGCCACACACCCCACGCTCGGCGTCGAGGAGGAGTTCCTGCTCGTCGATCCCGCGAGCGGTGAACCGGTCGCGCGCAACGCCGCCGTCGCGCAGCAGGCCGCCGACCGAGGGGTGGAACTGCAGCTCGAGCTGACCACCTGCCAGGTCGAGACCGCCACCGAGGCCGTCGGCTCCACCGCCGACCTGCGCGCGGAGCTGAGCCGGCTGCGCCGTGTGGCCGCCGACTCCGCCACCGCGGCCGGTGCGCGACTGCTCGCCGCCGGGCTGCCGCCCACCCTGCCGCGCGAGTTCCCGCTCACCGACACCCCCCGCTATCGCGAGATCGGCGAGCGGTTCGGGATGATCGCCCACGAGCAGGGCATCTGCGGCTGCCACGTGCACGTCGCGGTGCCCAGCCGGGAGGCCGCGATCCGGGTCAGCAACCGGCTGCGGCCCTGGCTGCCGACCCTGCTGGCGCTGAGCGCCAACTCCGCCATCTACCGCAACGCCGACACCGGCCACGCCAGCTGGCGCAGCGTGTTGTGGGCGCGCTGGCCCAGCGCGGGCCCGCCGCCGCACTTCGACTCCGTCGACGAGTACGACGCCACCGTGGCGATGCTGCAGCACGCCGGCGCCATGCTCGACGACGGGATGGTCTATTGGGACGTACGCCCGTCGCGCAACTTCCCGACCGTCGAGGTCCGCGTCGCCGACGAGCCCGCCACCGTCGCCGACACCGTGCTGCTGGCCGCGCTCGTCCGCGCCGCGGTGATGACGGCGCTCGACGACGAACGCCGCCGCGAACCGGTCCCGCCGATCGCCCCGCACGCGCTGTCCGCGGCGTACTGGAAGTCCGCGCGCGACGGTGTCGACGGCGACGCGGTCGACCTGCTGGACAGCCACCAGACCATCCCCGCGCGGGACCTGCTCGACCGCTTCGTCGACCGTCTGCGGCCCGCGCTCGAGGCCGTCGGCGACTACGACCTCGTCGTCGACGAACTGCACCGCCTCGCCGAGACCGGCAACGGTGCGACCCGGCAGCGCCGGGCGTGGCAGTCCCGCCACGACGTCGGTGACGTCGTCGCCGCGGTCGCCGACGCGACGCTCGAGGGCGTCTAG